One Sodalinema gerasimenkoae IPPAS B-353 DNA segment encodes these proteins:
- the egtC gene encoding ergothioneine biosynthesis protein EgtC — protein sequence MCRLLAYLGSPVSLHSLLCQPPHSLVVQSYQPQEMTAGLLNADGYGFSWYDRRQQDQPFIYKSLLPIWSDINLSSLSHYIHSDCILAYVRSATPGQALDLSNGQPFSHDNWSFIHNGAIPQFRQRLYRPLRDRLRSPYYELINGSTDSEHLFAYLMQLQDETPQQPLSQTLKTALKDFQELAMAHNSQLSANLVLSDGQHLIACRFAVNTAPPSLYYLQQDGSHLIASEPIFPGNWQAFAPSSILTINPNQGPQWTVLNP from the coding sequence ATTCCCTCCTTTGTCAGCCCCCCCATTCCCTAGTCGTCCAAAGCTATCAACCCCAAGAAATGACCGCCGGCCTACTCAACGCCGACGGTTATGGCTTTAGCTGGTACGATCGCCGCCAACAAGACCAACCCTTCATCTACAAAAGTCTCCTGCCCATCTGGAGTGACATTAACCTCTCCTCCCTCAGTCACTACATTCACTCCGACTGTATCTTGGCTTATGTGCGTAGTGCCACCCCAGGACAGGCCCTTGATTTAAGTAACGGCCAGCCCTTCAGCCATGACAACTGGTCCTTTATCCATAACGGGGCCATTCCCCAATTTCGTCAGCGTCTCTATCGTCCCCTGCGCGATCGCCTCCGTAGCCCCTACTATGAACTCATCAACGGCAGTACCGACTCAGAACATCTGTTTGCCTATCTGATGCAGTTACAGGACGAAACGCCCCAGCAGCCCCTCAGCCAAACCCTCAAAACCGCCCTAAAGGACTTTCAGGAATTGGCCATGGCCCATAACAGTCAACTCTCCGCCAACCTCGTCCTGAGTGACGGACAACACCTCATCGCCTGTCGCTTCGCCGTCAACACCGCCCCCCCCAGTCTCTATTACCTGCAACAGGATGGAAGTCACCTCATCGCCTCCGAACCCATTTTTCCCGGAAACTGGCAAGCCTTCGCCCCAAGCAGTATCTTAACTATCAACCCCAATCAAGGGCCTCAGTGGACCGTCTTGAACCCCTAA